Proteins from a single region of Terriglobia bacterium:
- a CDS encoding HEPN domain-containing protein, translated as MSDLEHARLLIRIAARDLKALRGMLDPKTFDDEVFGFHAQQAVEKTLKGWLSFLGEQYPRTHDLEELGATLRARGSVVPDRFSGLFELTDFASSSVTRRAERRKNPSIGCPFCGP; from the coding sequence ATGAGCGATCTTGAGCACGCGCGTCTTCTGATCCGGATCGCGGCCCGTGACCTCAAAGCCCTTCGGGGCATGTTGGACCCTAAGACGTTCGACGACGAGGTGTTCGGGTTTCACGCACAGCAGGCGGTCGAGAAGACGCTGAAGGGGTGGCTGAGCTTTCTCGGTGAACAGTACCCGCGAACTCACGACCTCGAGGAGCTCGGCGCCACGCTTCGAGCGAGGGGCTCGGTCGTGCCCGACCGTTTTTCGGGGCTCTTCGAGCTCACCGACTTCGCGTCCAGTTCCGTTACGAGACGGGCGGAACGGCGGAAGAACCCCTCGATCGGCTGCCCATTCTGCGGTCCGTAG
- a CDS encoding nucleotidyltransferase domain-containing protein, giving the protein MAPVTETLLNEMARAIVEAVEPERVILFGSHARGAAGPGSDVDLLVVEKRPFGPGRSRRREIARIRGALSRFRIPKDILVFASDEVERFGDSRNHVVGTTLREGRVFYERS; this is encoded by the coding sequence ATGGCACCGGTTACGGAGACGCTACTCAACGAGATGGCGCGGGCCATCGTCGAGGCGGTGGAGCCGGAGCGCGTGATCCTCTTCGGCTCGCACGCACGAGGCGCCGCGGGGCCGGGCTCGGACGTGGATCTTCTGGTCGTCGAGAAGAGGCCTTTCGGCCCGGGGCGCAGCCGCCGACGGGAGATCGCCCGCATTCGGGGTGCTCTGTCCCGGTTCAGGATCCCCAAGGACATCCTCGTCTTCGCGAGCGACGAGGTCGAACGCTTCGGCGACTCGAGGAATCACGTCGTCGGGACCACCCTCCGAGAAGGCCGGGTGTTCTATGAGCGATCTTGA